From the genome of Cedecea lapagei, one region includes:
- a CDS encoding MraY family glycosyltransferase, translated as MQALIIAIVIFILSFVLTWCLRIYALKNNVIDVPNQRSSHSIPTPRGGGVAIVISMVAGLLALSTFHFIALPTMLSLIAAGGITAIVGFLDDHGHIAARWRLLMHFLAAASGLFFLGQFPAIDLFGYSFSAGWLGMIFGLVYLVWMLNLYNFMDGINGLASMEAIVFSLSSLLIVWISVPDALGSDAFLCVLLLGAAALGFIFWNFPNAKIFMGDAGSGFLGITIGLIVLHISQLDSKLFLAEICLLGVFIVDATLTLLRRLLAGKKVYEAHASHGYQILARKYGSHKPVTLGVLCVNLIWLTPFALMIASGIVTGVVGVVVAWLPVVLVAWRCGAGVKDKTSR; from the coding sequence ATGCAGGCACTAATTATAGCGATAGTTATCTTTATTCTTTCATTTGTCCTGACCTGGTGCCTGCGGATCTATGCGCTGAAGAATAATGTTATCGACGTTCCAAATCAGCGAAGCTCCCACTCTATACCAACCCCACGCGGTGGTGGTGTCGCAATTGTTATTAGTATGGTTGCTGGTTTGCTGGCGCTGTCTACGTTTCATTTCATCGCCTTACCGACAATGCTTTCATTGATAGCTGCCGGTGGCATAACGGCCATTGTCGGCTTTCTGGATGACCACGGGCATATTGCTGCCCGCTGGCGATTGCTGATGCATTTTTTGGCCGCCGCATCCGGGCTGTTCTTCCTGGGGCAATTCCCTGCTATTGACCTGTTCGGCTATTCATTTTCAGCCGGATGGTTAGGGATGATCTTCGGGTTGGTTTATCTGGTATGGATGCTGAATCTCTACAATTTCATGGATGGGATCAACGGATTAGCCAGTATGGAGGCTATCGTCTTCTCCCTTTCCTCTCTGCTGATCGTTTGGATTTCTGTTCCTGATGCTTTGGGCTCTGACGCGTTCCTCTGCGTTTTACTGTTAGGCGCGGCGGCACTGGGTTTCATTTTCTGGAATTTCCCAAATGCAAAAATTTTCATGGGCGATGCCGGAAGCGGTTTCCTGGGCATCACGATCGGTTTGATTGTGCTTCATATTAGCCAGCTCGATAGCAAACTGTTCCTGGCGGAAATATGTTTACTTGGCGTTTTTATTGTCGATGCTACCTTAACGCTACTGCGCCGCTTGCTGGCGGGTAAAAAAGTTTATGAAGCACATGCAAGCCATGGTTATCAGATACTTGCGAGAAAATATGGTAGTCACAAACCTGTAACGCTGGGTGTCCTGTGCGTCAATCTTATTTGGTTGACTCCTTTTGCCTTGATGATTGCATCAGGAATAGTCACTGGGGTTGTCGGGGTAGTGGTAGCCTGGCTTCCTGTTGTGCTTGTTGCCTGGCGATGCGGGGCTGGGGTTAAGGACAAAACGAGTCGTTAA
- a CDS encoding nucleoside-diphosphate sugar epimerase/dehydratase: MLKFLLALPRPVKRIIALAIDVILLLCAFWFAFWVRIDSMTPLTSGQHWILILSIIAVTLAFFVKLGLYRAVIRYITAKVFVSVAVGMFASSVLLIVSTFYTNLYLPRTIPFIYFSFGLLFITGSRLALRMLVNHGLKLGTKVIIYGAGASGRQLLPALSQASEYYPVAFVDDNPRLQKTVMHGVTVYPPEKLAWLVEKYEVQKILLAMPSLSRARKSEVMKKLEGLSCEVLSIPGMVDLVEGKASIDMLKKVSITDLLGRDPVDPVPELISRNIQGKSVMVTGAGGSIGSELCRQIILNGPKALVLFEISEFSLYAIERELSELIKNRGADIKIYPVLGNVQNQEHLERVIGSFGIETIYHAAAYKHVPLVEYNVADGVRNNVFGTLACAQAAINCGVPKFVLISTDKAVRPTNTMGATKRMAELVLQALAAQQSDTCFSMVRFGNVLGSSGSVVPLFEKQIAQGGPITLTHPDIIRYFMTIPEAAQLVIQAGAMGKGGDVFVLDMGEPVKIIDLAQRMVSLSGFTLRSELNPEGDIEIKTTGLRPGEKLFEELLIGDNVMATQHPRIMAANEVKLSWDELNIFLSEMSQACNHYDMQTIRSILLNAPTGFNPSDDICDIVWNNNTVN, encoded by the coding sequence ATGCTTAAGTTTCTGCTCGCTTTACCAAGGCCGGTGAAAAGAATTATTGCGCTGGCAATTGATGTCATTCTGCTGCTTTGTGCTTTCTGGTTTGCTTTCTGGGTGCGTATCGATTCAATGACACCTTTGACGAGTGGACAGCACTGGATCCTGATTCTCTCTATTATTGCCGTTACGTTGGCCTTTTTTGTCAAGCTCGGTCTCTATCGTGCGGTAATTCGCTATATAACGGCCAAGGTTTTTGTCTCTGTGGCAGTGGGGATGTTTGCGTCTTCGGTTCTGCTGATTGTGTCGACTTTTTATACTAACCTTTATCTCCCTCGGACTATCCCCTTCATCTATTTTTCTTTTGGCTTACTGTTTATAACCGGTTCGCGGTTGGCTTTAAGAATGCTGGTTAATCATGGGTTAAAGCTGGGGACTAAAGTTATTATTTATGGTGCCGGGGCATCCGGGCGGCAGCTCCTGCCGGCTTTGAGCCAGGCTTCTGAGTATTATCCCGTAGCATTTGTAGATGATAATCCACGCCTGCAAAAAACGGTGATGCATGGTGTGACGGTTTATCCTCCTGAAAAATTGGCCTGGCTGGTCGAAAAGTACGAAGTGCAAAAAATCCTTCTGGCTATGCCAAGCTTAAGTCGCGCTCGTAAAAGCGAGGTGATGAAAAAATTAGAAGGGCTGTCCTGCGAGGTGCTTTCTATACCGGGGATGGTTGATCTGGTGGAAGGGAAAGCCAGCATTGATATGCTGAAAAAGGTCTCAATTACCGATTTGCTCGGGCGGGATCCGGTCGATCCGGTACCTGAATTAATCTCCCGAAATATTCAGGGTAAGTCCGTCATGGTGACTGGCGCCGGGGGATCAATTGGTTCAGAACTTTGTCGTCAAATTATATTGAACGGGCCAAAAGCTTTAGTGCTGTTTGAGATTTCAGAGTTCTCACTTTACGCTATTGAGCGCGAGCTATCTGAACTGATAAAAAACCGTGGTGCAGACATCAAGATCTATCCAGTACTCGGTAATGTACAGAATCAGGAGCACCTGGAACGTGTGATAGGTAGCTTTGGTATAGAAACCATCTATCACGCAGCTGCCTATAAACATGTCCCTTTGGTTGAGTACAACGTTGCCGATGGCGTCAGGAATAATGTTTTTGGAACGCTGGCCTGTGCGCAAGCCGCAATTAACTGTGGTGTACCAAAATTTGTGCTGATATCTACCGATAAGGCCGTTCGTCCTACAAATACCATGGGCGCAACAAAACGTATGGCTGAGCTTGTCTTGCAGGCATTAGCGGCACAGCAATCTGACACCTGCTTTAGTATGGTGAGATTTGGTAATGTTCTTGGCTCTTCTGGATCGGTGGTGCCGCTGTTTGAAAAGCAAATCGCTCAGGGTGGACCAATTACGCTTACGCATCCGGATATCATTCGCTACTTTATGACGATTCCCGAAGCGGCACAGCTTGTTATTCAGGCTGGTGCGATGGGCAAGGGTGGCGATGTTTTCGTTCTTGATATGGGTGAACCGGTAAAAATTATCGACCTGGCACAACGTATGGTGTCCTTAAGTGGCTTTACTTTGCGCAGTGAATTGAATCCGGAAGGTGATATTGAGATTAAGACCACTGGTTTAAGGCCGGGTGAAAAGCTTTTCGAAGAGCTGCTGATTGGTGACAATGTTATGGCAACTCAGCATCCAAGAATTATGGCCGCTAATGAAGTAAAACTGTCGTGGGATGAACTGAATATTTTCCTCTCTGAGATGAGTCAGGCCTGTAACCACTACGACATGCAGACCATTCGTTCAATTCTTCTTAATGCACCTACAGGCTTCAATCCAAGTGACGATATTTGCGATATTGTCTGGAATAACAATACCGTCAACTAA
- a CDS encoding diguanylate cyclase: MIKKNRQTETARHSLILLFGLGLLCFIFTFYSMELTLKGTDLVPIWFTTAIITASFFRNPVRQWPLIAAACMLGSLAASAMLYPLSWLSVALTLINLFEALLGALLLRRFLPRENPLQNLNNWARLAICSAAIPPLAGGLLVTMLTVPLDSSALKTFFIWALSESIGALALMPAGLLFKPYYLLRHRKASLLFETVATFAVTLVLSYFSLLYLPWPFTFIIVIMTWSAIRLPRMEAFIIFLATLMMVSAMIAIGKLPLSTPHPRVLEYAPWLPFLLILLPANVITMVMYSSRKERKHIIESETRFRNAMEYSAIGMALVSTEGKWLQVNKSLCKFLGYSAEQLGELTFQQITWPEDLNLDLQHLSKLSSGQINSYSMEKRYYTSEGNVVWAMLTVSVVRHTDGCPLYYIAQIEDINDLKHTEWVNKRLMERITLANEAGGIGIWEWDLTNDVITWDKRMFELYDIPSHTKPTYQLWLDSLVKEDLLHSEAVIRESLKNRLPFKLEFRIHVKEGIRHIRSLANRVLNKNGDVERLLGINMDMTEVKQLNEALYQEKERLHITLDSIGEAVICTDVDMNVTFMNPVAEKLSGWAQEMAIGQHILSTLRITFGDNGPVMENIHSGDYSRSAIEQDVVLHCRNGGSHDIHYTITPLTTLDGQSIGSVLVIQDVTESRKMLKQLSYSASHDSLTHLANRVSFENHLKRLLQGAIEERQHHALVFIDLDRFKAVNDSAGHAAGDALLRELAAMMLSMLRTGDFLARLGGDEFGLLLPDCSTENARYISERIIRSINDYHFMWDGRLHRIGASAGITHIDGDNAIASEVLSQADIACYASKNNGRGQVTVYEPHNHSMEQGRDTLSLDEQWQVIKDNPILMIAMAIAPPRTPESTSFYLLTLRFWGSEGDVINETAFRAGLADPALHHALDRRVFSEFFNNFADEVAKKGFGVALPVSCAGLVSDTFVDELLDRLSTSRIPPRLLHLTIQSSDLLTEPKRIYTNLKRLRKAGCRMVLSHVGRDLALFNTLSHHLFDYVMLDPDLILNVHCNLMDEMMVTIVHGHAQRIALQTIAGPADMPLVMDTLSGIGLDLIYGETIAQPQPLELLLNNSYFGIN, encoded by the coding sequence ATGATTAAAAAAAACAGACAAACAGAAACCGCACGCCACTCGCTAATACTGCTGTTCGGGCTTGGGTTGCTCTGCTTTATTTTTACCTTCTACTCGATGGAGTTAACCCTGAAAGGCACCGATCTGGTTCCTATCTGGTTTACCACCGCCATTATTACCGCAAGCTTCTTCCGTAACCCCGTGCGGCAGTGGCCATTGATTGCCGCGGCCTGCATGCTGGGCAGCCTCGCGGCTAGCGCCATGCTCTATCCTCTTAGCTGGCTGAGCGTCGCGCTGACCCTGATAAATCTGTTTGAAGCGCTGCTGGGTGCCCTGCTGCTGCGCCGCTTTTTACCGCGGGAAAACCCCCTACAAAACCTGAACAATTGGGCCAGGCTAGCCATTTGCAGCGCCGCTATTCCTCCGCTGGCGGGAGGCTTGCTGGTCACCATGCTGACGGTGCCGCTGGATTCATCGGCGCTCAAAACTTTCTTTATCTGGGCGCTCTCTGAATCTATCGGCGCCCTGGCCCTGATGCCGGCGGGGCTGCTGTTCAAACCTTATTACCTGCTGCGTCACCGCAAAGCTTCACTGCTGTTTGAAACCGTAGCGACGTTTGCCGTCACGCTGGTGCTGAGCTATTTCTCACTGCTTTATCTGCCGTGGCCGTTCACCTTTATCATCGTCATTATGACCTGGAGCGCCATCAGGCTGCCGCGCATGGAAGCCTTTATTATCTTCCTCGCCACGTTGATGATGGTTTCCGCCATGATAGCCATCGGCAAGCTTCCGCTTTCAACCCCTCATCCCCGGGTGCTGGAATATGCGCCGTGGCTGCCGTTCCTGCTGATTCTGCTGCCGGCCAACGTCATCACGATGGTGATGTACTCTTCCCGCAAAGAGCGCAAACACATTATCGAAAGCGAAACCCGGTTTCGCAACGCAATGGAGTACTCCGCGATAGGCATGGCGCTGGTCTCAACCGAAGGCAAATGGCTGCAGGTCAATAAGTCGCTGTGTAAGTTCCTCGGCTACTCCGCCGAGCAGCTGGGCGAGCTCACCTTCCAGCAAATCACCTGGCCTGAGGACTTAAACCTTGACCTCCAGCATCTGAGCAAACTGTCTTCCGGCCAGATCAATAGCTATTCGATGGAGAAGCGCTATTACACCAGCGAGGGTAATGTGGTGTGGGCGATGCTTACGGTGTCCGTTGTGCGCCATACCGACGGGTGTCCGCTCTACTACATTGCCCAGATAGAAGACATTAACGACCTCAAACATACGGAGTGGGTTAACAAGCGGCTGATGGAGCGTATCACGCTTGCCAATGAGGCCGGCGGCATCGGCATCTGGGAGTGGGATCTGACCAACGATGTCATCACCTGGGATAAAAGAATGTTCGAGCTTTACGACATTCCCTCGCACACTAAACCGACCTACCAGCTATGGCTGGACAGTCTGGTGAAAGAAGATCTCCTGCACTCGGAAGCCGTGATCCGCGAGTCGTTAAAAAACCGCCTCCCCTTCAAGCTTGAATTTCGCATCCATGTGAAAGAGGGTATTCGCCATATTCGCTCCCTGGCCAACCGCGTTCTGAATAAAAACGGCGACGTGGAGAGGCTGCTGGGCATTAACATGGACATGACCGAGGTCAAGCAGCTAAACGAAGCGCTTTACCAGGAAAAGGAGCGGCTGCACATCACGCTGGACTCTATCGGTGAGGCCGTCATCTGTACTGATGTCGATATGAACGTCACCTTTATGAACCCGGTTGCCGAGAAACTCAGCGGCTGGGCGCAGGAGATGGCTATCGGTCAGCATATCCTGTCAACGCTGCGCATTACCTTTGGCGATAACGGCCCGGTAATGGAGAATATTCATAGCGGCGATTACTCACGAAGCGCCATTGAGCAGGACGTTGTGCTGCATTGCCGCAACGGCGGCAGCCATGATATTCACTACACCATTACGCCGCTGACAACCCTCGACGGCCAGAGCATTGGCTCGGTACTGGTTATCCAGGATGTCACTGAATCGCGCAAAATGCTTAAACAGCTGAGCTACAGCGCCTCGCATGACAGCCTGACCCACCTGGCAAACCGGGTCAGTTTTGAAAACCACCTTAAACGTCTGCTGCAGGGCGCGATAGAGGAGCGCCAGCATCACGCGCTGGTCTTTATCGACCTGGATCGTTTTAAAGCCGTGAACGACTCGGCGGGCCACGCAGCAGGCGACGCTCTGCTGCGCGAGCTGGCGGCAATGATGCTAAGTATGCTGCGCACCGGCGATTTCCTCGCCCGCCTCGGGGGGGACGAATTTGGTTTACTGCTGCCGGACTGCTCCACCGAAAATGCGCGTTACATTTCTGAACGTATTATTCGCAGTATCAACGACTATCACTTCATGTGGGACGGTCGGCTGCACCGCATCGGTGCCAGCGCCGGCATAACTCATATCGACGGAGACAACGCCATTGCCTCAGAGGTGCTTTCCCAGGCCGACATCGCCTGCTACGCCTCTAAAAACAACGGTCGTGGTCAGGTGACGGTCTATGAACCCCATAACCATTCTATGGAGCAAGGTCGTGATACCCTGTCGCTGGACGAACAATGGCAGGTGATAAAAGACAATCCCATTTTGATGATCGCCATGGCCATCGCTCCCCCGCGAACGCCGGAATCCACCTCTTTTTATCTGCTCACCCTGCGCTTCTGGGGCAGCGAAGGCGACGTAATTAATGAAACGGCCTTCCGCGCGGGGCTGGCCGACCCGGCGCTGCACCACGCGCTGGATCGTCGGGTCTTTAGCGAATTCTTTAATAACTTTGCCGATGAGGTGGCGAAAAAAGGCTTTGGCGTCGCGCTGCCTGTTTCCTGTGCCGGGCTGGTCAGCGATACCTTTGTCGACGAGCTACTGGACCGACTTTCCACCAGCCGAATACCTCCTCGCCTGCTGCACCTGACCATCCAAAGCAGCGATCTGCTGACCGAACCCAAGCGGATATACACCAATCTCAAAAGGCTGCGCAAGGCTGGCTGTCGCATGGTGCTTAGCCATGTGGGCCGCGATCTGGCGCTGTTTAACACCCTCAGCCACCACCTGTTTGATTATGTCATGCTGGATCCAGACCTGATCCTCAACGTTCACTGTAATTTGATGGACGAGATGATGGTAACGATTGTGCACGGGCACGCTCAGCGTATAGCGCTGCAGACCATCGCTGGTCCGGCAGATATGCCGCTGGTGATGGATACCTTATCCGGTATCGGGCTGGATCTTATCTATGGTGAAACCATTGCGCAGCCGCAGCCGCTGGAGCTGCTCCTTAACAACAGCTACTTCGGGATTAACTGA
- the udk gene encoding uridine kinase, producing the protein MTDQSHQCVIIGIAGASASGKSLIASTLYRELREQVGDEHIGVIPEDSYYKDQSHLSMEERVKTNYDHPSAMDHNLLFQHLQTLKSGKAIELPVYSYVEHTRTDQTVHLVPKKVIILEGILLLTDARLRQEMNFSIFVDTPLDICLMRRMKRDVNERGRSMDSVMAQYQKTVRPMFLQFIEPSKQYADIIVPRGGKNRIAIDILKAKISQFFE; encoded by the coding sequence ATGACCGATCAGTCTCATCAATGCGTCATCATCGGGATAGCCGGCGCATCGGCTTCAGGGAAAAGCCTCATTGCCAGCACGTTGTATCGTGAACTGCGCGAGCAAGTCGGCGATGAACACATTGGTGTCATTCCAGAAGACAGTTATTACAAAGATCAAAGCCATCTGTCGATGGAAGAGCGTGTAAAAACCAACTACGACCACCCAAGCGCAATGGACCACAACCTGCTCTTTCAGCACCTGCAGACGCTGAAATCAGGTAAAGCTATAGAGCTGCCGGTATACAGCTACGTTGAGCATACCCGCACCGACCAGACGGTTCATCTGGTGCCGAAGAAAGTTATCATTCTGGAAGGTATTCTGCTGCTGACCGATGCGCGTCTGCGTCAGGAGATGAACTTCTCGATCTTCGTTGATACTCCGCTCGACATCTGCCTGATGCGCCGCATGAAGCGTGACGTCAACGAGCGAGGTCGTTCAATGGATTCCGTAATGGCGCAGTATCAGAAAACGGTACGCCCGATGTTCCTGCAGTTTATTGAACCTTCCAAGCAGTATGCCGACATTATCGTGCCGCGCGGTGGGAAAAACCGCATCGCCATTGATATCCTGAAAGCCAAAATCAGTCAGTTTTTTGAATAA
- the dcd gene encoding dCTP deaminase, whose protein sequence is MRLCDRDIEAWLDDGRLAITPRPPVERISGATVDVRLGNKFRTFSGHTAPFIDLSGPKDEVSEALERVMSDEIVLDEGQAFFLHPGELALAVTLESVTLPDDLVGWLDGRSSLARLGLMVHVTAHRIDPGWHGCIVLEFYNSGKLPLALRPGMMIGALSFEPLSGPAARPYNRRQDAKYRDQQGAVASRIDKD, encoded by the coding sequence ATGCGTCTTTGCGATCGTGATATCGAAGCCTGGCTGGATGACGGCCGTTTAGCGATTACCCCGCGGCCTCCTGTTGAACGCATTAGCGGTGCAACCGTGGATGTCCGTCTGGGCAACAAATTCCGCACTTTTAGCGGTCATACCGCGCCCTTTATCGATCTCAGCGGCCCCAAGGATGAGGTCAGCGAAGCGCTCGAACGCGTCATGAGCGACGAAATTGTGCTGGATGAAGGGCAAGCCTTCTTTTTACATCCCGGTGAGCTGGCATTGGCGGTAACGCTGGAGTCCGTGACGCTGCCGGACGATCTGGTCGGCTGGCTGGATGGGCGCTCCTCGTTGGCCCGCCTGGGTTTGATGGTGCACGTGACCGCTCACCGCATCGATCCGGGCTGGCATGGCTGTATCGTCCTTGAGTTCTACAATTCAGGTAAGCTGCCTCTGGCGCTGCGTCCGGGCATGATGATTGGGGCACTGAGTTTTGAGCCGCTTTCCGGGCCTGCTGCACGCCCTTATAACCGCCGGCAGGACGCCAAATACCGCGATCAGCAGGGTGCGGTAGCAAGCCGTATCGATAAAGACTAA
- the asmA gene encoding outer membrane assembly protein AsmA — MRRLLTTLMILLVVLIAGLTSLVLLVNPNDFRGYMIRQVEARSGYSLELEGPLRWHVWPQLSILSGRMSLTAPGASQPMVSAENMRLDVALIPLLSHQLQVRQVMLKGAVIQLTPQAEAQRSQNAPVGPKGTVSDPDAGRGWSFDVSKLRVVDSVLVFQHTNDEQITVRNINLQMEQDDKRQAHIEASSRITRDQRDLALSLTADVDLSDYPQQVNAKLSQIEYQLQGADLPVTGISGAGALQLGWKNADSQLSLSQLQLTANDSDLQGDLSVKLQDKPLWTAELRSQLLNLDKLVANSSGADSAISQQAQQAQQPARPGPVIAEDSTETNYHSLRDFNARVNISAGEVRWRGLGFSDVRSALVNQDGKLSINQLSGKLGQGTLSLPGGVDASGQTPKLAFQPQVKNIEISDILTAFDYPIALSGQLSMSGDFSGGRLDAEDFRHGWQGEARLELAHSRLQGMNFQQLIQQAVSRNNEGVEGKQNVDNATELDHFSTSASLDNGLLTLENMAGESPVLSLTGNGTMDLVKEVCDTNFAIKVRDGWQGSNSKLIETLKTTAVPLRVYGPWQQLNYSLQVDQVLRKQLQDEAKRRLNEWLDKHKGSDRAKNVKQLMDKL, encoded by the coding sequence ATGAGACGACTTTTAACCACGTTGATGATTCTGCTGGTTGTGCTAATCGCCGGCCTGACCTCACTTGTGTTGTTGGTTAACCCTAACGACTTCCGTGGTTATATGATTCGTCAGGTCGAAGCCCGCAGCGGCTATAGTCTTGAGCTGGAAGGGCCGCTGCGCTGGCACGTCTGGCCGCAGCTGAGTATTTTATCCGGCCGGATGTCGTTGACCGCGCCGGGCGCCAGCCAGCCGATGGTGAGTGCGGAAAATATGCGCCTTGACGTTGCGCTGATCCCGCTGCTTTCTCACCAGCTTCAGGTTCGCCAGGTGATGCTGAAAGGCGCGGTGATCCAGCTGACGCCGCAGGCCGAGGCGCAGCGTTCACAAAATGCCCCAGTGGGGCCGAAAGGCACCGTCAGCGATCCCGACGCCGGCCGCGGCTGGTCTTTTGATGTTTCTAAGCTCAGGGTGGTCGACAGCGTGCTGGTCTTCCAGCATACCAATGACGAACAGATCACCGTTCGCAATATTAATCTGCAAATGGAGCAGGACGATAAGCGCCAGGCGCATATTGAAGCCAGCAGCCGTATCACCCGGGATCAGCGTGATTTAGCGCTCTCTTTAACCGCCGATGTTGACCTCAGCGATTACCCGCAGCAGGTCAACGCTAAACTGAGCCAGATTGAGTATCAGCTCCAGGGAGCCGACCTCCCCGTCACCGGCATTAGCGGCGCGGGTGCGCTGCAGTTAGGGTGGAAAAACGCCGACAGCCAGCTTTCCCTCAGCCAGCTGCAGCTCACGGCCAATGACAGCGATCTGCAGGGCGACCTCAGCGTGAAGCTGCAGGATAAACCGCTGTGGACCGCAGAGTTACGTTCCCAACTGCTTAATCTGGATAAACTCGTTGCCAACTCCTCCGGCGCAGACAGCGCCATTAGCCAACAGGCGCAGCAGGCCCAGCAGCCAGCCCGTCCCGGCCCTGTCATTGCCGAGGACAGCACGGAAACAAACTACCATAGCCTGCGAGATTTTAATGCGCGTGTGAACATCTCGGCGGGTGAAGTCCGCTGGCGCGGGCTGGGCTTCAGCGACGTGCGCTCTGCGCTGGTTAACCAGGATGGCAAGCTCAGCATTAACCAGCTTAGCGGCAAGCTGGGGCAGGGCACCCTGTCGCTGCCGGGAGGCGTTGATGCCAGCGGGCAGACGCCAAAACTGGCATTCCAGCCGCAGGTGAAGAATATTGAAATCAGCGATATTCTCACGGCGTTTGATTACCCCATTGCCCTGTCCGGTCAGCTCTCTATGAGCGGCGATTTTAGCGGGGGCCGCCTTGATGCGGAGGATTTCCGTCACGGATGGCAGGGGGAGGCCCGGCTTGAGCTGGCCCACTCCCGGCTGCAGGGCATGAACTTCCAGCAGCTGATTCAGCAGGCGGTAAGCCGTAATAATGAAGGCGTTGAGGGGAAACAAAACGTCGACAACGCCACCGAGCTGGACCATTTTTCAACGTCGGCGTCGCTGGATAATGGGCTGCTGACGCTGGAGAACATGGCAGGTGAATCCCCCGTGTTGTCTCTGACCGGAAATGGCACCATGGATCTGGTGAAAGAGGTCTGTGATACCAACTTCGCGATTAAGGTCCGGGACGGCTGGCAGGGCAGCAACAGCAAGCTGATTGAAACGCTTAAAACCACGGCCGTGCCGCTGCGCGTTTACGGTCCCTGGCAGCAGCTAAATTATTCGCTGCAGGTTGATCAGGTTCTGCGCAAGCAGCTGCAGGATGAGGCGAAGCGTCGGCTCAATGAGTGGCTGGATAAGCATAAAGGGAGCGACAGGGCGAAGAATGTTAAACAGCTGATGGATAAGCTATAA
- a CDS encoding TerC family protein, with translation MEWIADPSIWAGLVTLVILELVLGIDNLVFIAILAEKLPPKLRDRARVTGLMLAMVMRLLLLASISWLVTLTRPLFTLHEFSFSARDLIMLFGGLFLLFKATMELNERLEGKDSEHHAQKRGAKFWPVVAQIVILDAVFSLDSVVTAVGMVDHLAVMMAAVIIAIGLMVLASKSLTRFVNSHPTIVILCLSFLLMIGFSLVADGFGYQIPKGYLYAAIGFSVMIESLNQLAIFNRRRFLSANQSLRERTAEAVLRLLNGKKEEAELDAQTASLIADSGINNDVFNPQETRMIARVLHLNQRSVSSIMTSRHDVEHLNIAAPEAQIRELLDKNKHTRIVATDDGEEILGVVHVIDLLQQSLHGEALDIAPLIRQPLVFPEALPLLQALEQFRTARTHFAFVVDEFGSVEGIVTLSDVMETIAGNLPNEVEEIDARHDIQKNADGSWTANGHMPLDDLVQYIALPLDEKREYHTIAGLLMEHLQHIPEEGESVEVGNYLLKTLEVVNHRVNKVQIIPRQQEDSLLDYEV, from the coding sequence ATGGAATGGATTGCCGACCCCTCAATCTGGGCCGGGTTAGTTACCCTGGTCATTCTCGAACTGGTTCTGGGCATTGATAACCTCGTTTTCATTGCCATCCTCGCTGAAAAATTGCCGCCTAAACTGCGCGACCGCGCCCGCGTCACGGGTTTAATGCTGGCGATGGTCATGCGCCTGCTGCTGCTGGCCTCTATTTCATGGCTGGTGACGCTAACCCGACCGCTCTTTACGCTTCACGAGTTCAGCTTTAGCGCCAGAGATCTGATCATGCTGTTTGGCGGCCTGTTCTTACTGTTTAAGGCAACCATGGAGCTTAATGAGCGGCTGGAAGGTAAGGACAGCGAGCACCACGCGCAGAAGCGGGGAGCGAAATTCTGGCCCGTGGTAGCCCAGATAGTCATTCTCGACGCCGTATTTTCTCTGGACTCGGTTGTTACCGCCGTTGGCATGGTCGACCATCTTGCGGTGATGATGGCCGCAGTCATTATCGCCATCGGGCTGATGGTGCTGGCCAGCAAATCACTGACGAGATTTGTGAACAGCCACCCGACAATCGTGATTTTGTGCCTGAGTTTCCTGCTGATGATTGGTTTTAGCCTGGTGGCCGACGGCTTTGGTTACCAGATCCCGAAAGGCTATCTCTATGCGGCCATTGGCTTCTCGGTAATGATTGAATCGCTGAATCAGCTGGCCATCTTTAACCGCAGGCGCTTTCTTTCGGCCAACCAGTCGCTGCGCGAGCGCACCGCAGAGGCCGTGCTTCGGCTGCTGAACGGCAAAAAAGAGGAGGCAGAGCTGGACGCGCAGACCGCCTCGCTGATTGCGGACAGCGGCATTAACAATGATGTTTTTAACCCTCAGGAGACGCGAATGATCGCGCGGGTTCTGCATCTTAACCAGCGCAGCGTTAGCAGCATCATGACCTCCCGCCATGATGTTGAGCACCTGAATATTGCCGCACCGGAAGCTCAGATTCGGGAACTGCTGGATAAGAACAAACATACGCGCATCGTGGCGACGGATGACGGAGAGGAGATCCTCGGCGTGGTTCACGTTATCGATTTGCTGCAGCAGTCATTGCACGGTGAAGCCCTGGACATCGCGCCGCTGATTCGCCAGCCGCTGGTCTTCCCGGAGGCCCTGCCGCTGCTGCAGGCGCTGGAACAGTTCCGCACCGCGCGCACCCATTTTGCCTTCGTGGTAGATGAATTTGGCTCGGTGGAGGGCATCGTTACGCTGAGCGACGTGATGGAAACCATTGCCGGTAACCTGCCGAACGAAGTGGAAGAGATCGATGCTCGCCACGATATTCAGAAAAATGCGGACGGTAGCTGGACGGCCAACGGCCATATGCCCCTTGATGACCTGGTACAGTACATCGCCCTGCCCCTTGACGAAAAGCGTGAATACCACACCATTGCCGGGCTGCTGATGGAGCATTTACAGCACATTCCTGAGGAAGGAGAGAGCGTTGAAGTGGGGAATTACTTGCTGAAAACGCTGGAGGTGGTCAATCACAGGGTGAACAAGGTGCAGATAATCCCGCGCCAGCAAGAGGATAGCCTGCTGGATTATGAAGTATAA